In one window of Macrotis lagotis isolate mMagLag1 chromosome 5, bilby.v1.9.chrom.fasta, whole genome shotgun sequence DNA:
- the LOC141489303 gene encoding olfactory receptor 13G1-like, with protein sequence MKNQSMEIEFILVGISSLPELRIFLLVSFLCIYVISVMGNSLIFFTIYASQQLHTPMYFLLGNLSVIDLLCTSTIVPKMLANLLSQRAAISFAACMAQMYIFTWALVSETVLLAFMAFDRYAAICHPLHYPMIMSSHVCIGMAGTIWVIGISNSAVHTSLAVPLSFCKSLAIDHFFCELPPILKLSCSDTHLNEALAFCADVIFGMGSCSLILVSYACIIRTILRIRSSEGKKKAFSTCSSHLTVVSLYYSTVIYTYIRPTSNLSLERDKIITALYSVIIPMFNPIIYSFRNREVKGALQKLLGRTLFLPPGRTFSLKNHPS encoded by the coding sequence ATGAAGAACCAGTCTATGGAAATAGAATTTATCCTGGTGGGAATCTCCAGTCTCCCGGAGCTGCGCATATTTCTGTTAGTGTCATTCTTGTGCATCTATGTAATTTCTGTGATGGGAAACTCTCTCATCTTCTTCACCATCTATGCCAGTCAACAACTTCACACACCCATGTACTTCCTTTTGGGCAACTTGTCTGTCATTGACCTCTTGTGTACATCTACAATTGTGCCTAAGATGTTAGCCAACCTTCTTTCTCAGAGGGCTGCCATCTCATTTGCAGCCTGTATGGCCCAGATGTATATATTCACATGGGCCTTAGTCTCAGAGACTGTCCTTCTGGCTTTCATGGCATTTGACCGTTATGCTGCCATCTGCCATCCCCTCCATTATCCAATGATCATGAGTAGTCATGTCTGTATTGGCATGGCAGGCACCATTTGGGTCATTGGTATAAGCAACTCAGCAGTCCATACCAGCTTGGCAGTGCCATTGTCTTTCTGTAAGTCACTTGCTATTGACCATTTCTTCTGTGAGTTGCCACCCATACTGAAGTTATCTTGCTCTGATACCCATCTCAATGAAGCTCTAGCTTTCTGCGCAGATGTGATATTTGGGATGGGGAGTTGCTCCCTTATCCTGGTTTCTTATGCATGTATTATTAGGACGATTCTGAGGATTCGCTCCTCTGAAGGTAAGAAGAAAGCCTTTTCTACCTGCTCATCTCACCTTACTGTGGTTTCCCTCTACTATTCCACTGTAATTTACACCTACATTCGCCCGACCTCCAACCTCTCTTTGGAAAGGGACAAAATTATCACTGCCCTCTATTCTGTCATTATCCCTATGTTCAACccaattatttattctttcaggAATAGAGAAGTGAAAGGGGCTCTGCAGAAGCTCTTGGGAAGGACTCTATTCCTTCCACCAGGCAGAACATTTAGCCTAAAGAATCATCCATCTTAA